Sequence from the Prunus persica cultivar Lovell chromosome G5, Prunus_persica_NCBIv2, whole genome shotgun sequence genome:
TACCCAGGAACTTCACTTCCACTTacacataaaaaatataaaatcaaataagcTAACCATTTCTCAGAATCAGATGCTGTGTTTCACCTAATAATGATGAGGACGACAGTGACGAATGGAATGAAGATAATTGTGTACTAATATTTCCATATTAAAtgaaatatctgaaaatgtGCACAAATGTTTAATAAAAGATATTTACAACTATTcggccaccttaaatttttaatACCTTAACATATCTGGATAAAATTTATGTCTAAAATATTGAAAGTATCTCGATATTTTGCTGATAATTTCTTTATCTACCAGAGATGATATATTAGTGTTAATATGatgattttggtttttggagtAATAACCTGCTGCAAGCATTGCAGCAACATTGTGCATGCCTGCTGTGTGCACCAGCAGATGCACATAAAAATGGGCTTACTTGAGGGGCTGGGGGTTCGAACCCCAGGCCATCCAAGGAGGCAACGGCCACTCTGACTAACCTGTCTTTTGTTTGCAAAGCTATTTATTATACTTAATAACTAAAAAGTAAACTTGCAGCTAAAAGTTATATGCATGTGCTATAAATAAATGACTGTTAAAATGCTTAATCTTCTCCGGTGTTACTTATTTTTCGATATTGTTGTAATTACTTAGCATATAAATATTACTAGTTTGTAAATAAGCAATTTGTATCACAAAAACTATGAATGATTATTTGATTGGCCAGGAATTGATTGCATTACGTAATTTTATACACTTTTCAATGCATGAGTTGTGATACATGTACGATTAAGCATTTGaagaactctatgtggtactaagttaATCGTGTAATGTACCATACAGGTATTCCAAACTGTTATGTTCAGTTAGATTTCAATGACTACTTAATCGTTTTCAGACAATAATGTCTGTCCAGGCATACTGCATTCCTCCTAAACAATATAATCCAATTATTCACACAAGTTCAAACTGAGTTTTTAGTCAAATATAATAGATAATCGATTGAATAAACATCTCAAAAAATTTGCGCTTTCCTTAATagtttccatcatttctctCAGAATATCACCGATGTCgatattttcatgttttccaCCTCTTGTCCACATGATATTTAATACATTGGATAAAATTAGAAAGAGTGAATTATACAtggaaaggaaaacaaaagcaataaTTAGGTCACAAGCATACCATAATTAGTGAAACAATAATCGATAATCTTCAAGATGAAACAAATGCATTAATAGTGTTATGTATACCTTTCTCCTTTTTGGGGAAATATAAGGCAATCCACCATATTCTTCTCCTCGAGTACCACATCATAGACAGCGTCAAGTACCCTGACGTCTCCTGGGTGAAGACAAGGATTTTTTGTGACAACCACCTTCCCTGTTACTACTAATGTTGTCTCATCCACCTTCTGGAAGAAACTCTGATCCCCCATTTCTTGCTCTGCTTTTGTCATGGTTATTCGAACATAAACTTGACCATAATCTAGATTTCCAGTTTCATCCAAGCACCCAACCAGGACCCGGCCTTTTGGGACAAATATTCGGCATCTACTTTTTAAATCAGACAAGTGGTTCTCATAATATGCTTGAAGCATCATTGAGAGGTAAGGTTCCGCATTTGGCTCATAACCATGAAGTAACATCTTTACAAGAGTATTTTTGGAATCAGCCCCGTTCAATCTCTCAAAGACATTCAATGCCGCGCCTCTTTCTGTCCGCATTTTCCCCAGAAGACGCAATTGTTCCTCTTGCAATGCCTCAAATGTTTCATCCTTTACCCCTAAGGTAGACAAGAGGGAAATAATCTCTCGATTCAGATAGCAGGGCATGGCATCACTCCATTTGGTGACATTAAGCATTCTATTTTTTGATTCAAATTTGAGCATACTGCTACGCAAAGATAGCTTCCGAAAGGATCTACAGTCAACAGCTATCACCCCTTTATATCCACCATATCGAATCTGAAATGCTGAAGGAGTTTGATCCAAACCACACTTCTGAGCAACTTTCCTGGCAAAAGATAGAGAAATCTTTCCAATACCATCTGAGAAGCAGTAAGTTACACCATCCGAAGAAGTCTCAACATCAGGAATAATCTCTACATCTTGTGCAGGAACAACAAGAGTTTGGGTAGAAGAACTGAACAGTTGACCCATCCTAGCTGCACATTTAGATATACTGCGGATCTTGCTGAAGCAGCCCATCCATTCTCTAATATCTTCTGCTTTTACATTGTCATTAGaagaaaacatccaaacagAACTTGATCGAAGTTGACTAGCCGAGAAAGCCAGAAACTCAAATCTTTTTTCTCCTATAACAATCCCATCTCGAAGAATAGACAACATCCGATGATATATTCCAGTTCTATGGGGTTTTGCAAAAATACCTTGCTGTATACTTGTGGATATAGCATTTGCAGGAAGCTTACTCCAATCTTCATCAACAAATGTAACTCTCATAAAATCCGAAGCATAGGCTGCAAAATTCTTTACAACATAGTTTGATTTTTCAAGCTCAGGACCTAAGCAACAAATCTTTGATGGGGTAATTAAGACTCTATGACAACTCATTACATTATGTTCCATTAATCTTTTATAGGGTGAGGGACGACTCTTATGGTTTCTTTCTAAGACATGTAATTGCATCTTTAAGAATGATAGAGGGTCATAACAAGTGGTCTTGCGCTTGTGCAGCTTCTCAAGAAGCACATTAGTAGTGTCGACGCTTAAACCACTAAGGAACTCAATCAGATCAGAGTCTGTTGCTGCAAGACTAATCTTTTGGGAATGAACAAGTGCATTGAGCTGGAAAAGGATCTCATATGGTAACTTTGAATCTGATCTGCACTTCACAAGTGGAACTGTCTCAGATGGCGAACAGTATTTTTCACCATTATCTAAAATGAGATCCACCACATCATTATCTTTATAGTATGGGAAGCATTCAAATACATCTGAGACAGAAAACTCCTCCTCAATCTCCCAACAGAATGAAGTAGAATACCCGATAGATTTCATATCCGAAAAATCGGTAGTTCGTACCCAGAGGAAATCGAAATCATCCTTGCATACGTGATACCGATCAGTGCTAAATCTGGCAGCTACATTAGGTCCAGAAATTTTACGAAAGATCCTCGGACCAAACTTGAGCTGAGAAATTCAAAATGTTTTGTGTTTACATATTATCCGAATCACACTAATACCAGTAACTCTTAAACAAACCATACAAAAGCAGCAATCTtgcaacataaaaaaaaaaaaaaaaactaaagacTTCAACTTTCTCTCattgtaaacaaaaaaaacccaaaagaaacaaacagcaGGAATCACATTCACATTCCTTAAGAATTCTACAAACccagatgagagagagagagggaggaagaaACAGTTACCTTCAAGAGAAGGGCATTCACTTTCTCTCCACCCAAACGGCACCCGAACGACTCCATAATATTCTCAAATGCAATCTCCAGTTTATAACACTCGTCTCTCAGCCAGACCCAGAACTCGACCCGCTTCCTCTCGGGCATGACCCAAGCTCTCACGCCCTCCCAAGACTCCAACATGCTCATGCAGTCGCCCTTTACCATAAAACCCGCATGCAAAACGGTGCCGTTCAGTCGGCGTTTTGGGTCCACCGGCCGTTGGATGATGTCGTCGTAGGTCTCGGAAAGTCTGAGGCTTTCGGACTTGAAGACGAGGCCGTTCTGAAGGGAAAGAGAGTATGCTTCTGATTTGGCCTCAAGGGTCGTGAACTGGACGCGACCGAAGCCTCGTGACTTCCAGTTCTTGTGATCGCTGATGATTTCGACGGCGAAGACTGAGTCAGTCCCGAGTTTTGACTGGAGGAAGCTTAGGAGCTCTTTGGCTGTCACTGTTTGGGGAATGTTCGAGACTCGGACAGTCGGTCTCTCTGCCAGCGCCattttcagagagagagagagagagagagagagagagagagagactgtcAGACTGAGACAGTGTCTGTGATGGAGAAAGTAGAGtgaaaaaggaagaggaaaggagagggaggaagaaaagaaaacgacGACCCGTTTATGGCGAGGAACCTAAAAACCAACTGGGTTTCCAAGTCCAAGGTcatcttttgttttggtgCTATGAGAGGCCCAAACAAACTAAAAGCAAGCACCTTTAGCCCAAACCCAAATTTGAATCATATATGGTGAGCCCATTATTGTTTCCCAAAAAGCTAGTTTGCTGCCATCTTCGGCTAGTTTTCTTCTCGTGATCTTTTGATAAAGTGCTTTGTTCATCACGATGAGATTGCTGCATAATGAAGGAAAGTACTAAAAGGCTCTGATTATTTGTCCCTTCCTTGTGTTTGATACTGTGATCTTTTCTGCGTGTTTCTTGCTTATGAAGAACCCAAAGTAAACGGCTCTTGCTTTCAAAAAGAAACGCTTATGTGGGTTTAGTTTTTAGATCATAATTCCCATTTTCTTTATCTGGTCTGGACATTGCTGGACATAGCTCTTGCTAAATTGAACTTACAAGTAATTAAGCATCCGTATGtacaatgaaaaagaaagtaaaaggcATAACTTCTAAGCTTAATTTTCAGTCATACATAACATACACTAATTATACAGCTCATGTTTCATCTGATTGGAGAACTTAATCTAAAAGGAGGTACACCAGTATGAGCATTCGAAGAACCTGGGAATCGGTTTTTCGAGGACCAAAGCCAGATCTTTGAAACAGAGAAGCTCTCACCCTTATGCCGGCCACTGATTTTCTTCCCCTCCAGATTCCCATTAACTGTGAAGTTCCCATTATGAACTCCCTCTTTGACAAGCTTGGCATCACTATCTCCACTACAATCATGGGACAAGGCCACTTGCAGATTTGAGTCACCAACCACATATTGATATGTACCCATTGAGTAACATCTCCTAGCATCCAAATTACAGCTACTGGTTTCTCCCACTCTCCCTCCACTTTCTACTCCTTCATTTAAGCTTCTGAACTTTCCAAGTCTTACAGAAAAGACCCTCTTTTCCCCAGCAGCTTCCTCCATAGTCAAATGTTTCTGACCACTTGAACACATGTTCTCTCCCTCACTAACGAACCTATTTGACATTTCCCTAGCATCATCAAAATTGAACACTggattttccaagaaaaaccCAGAGCTCAAAAGGGTCCCTCTACAAAGGGGGCATGTTGAATTTGAGAGGAGCCAAGTGTCAATACAATCAATGTGAAAAGCATGACCACAATTAGGGAGCAATCTCAGCTTGTCCTGGTCAGAAAATTCACAGAGACAAACAGCACAATCAAATGGCTCTTTTGAACCAATAATGTCTTTGCAGTAGAACACAGGTAGAGAATCTATGGCAGTTTGATCTAGGCCCGCGTCATGTAACCGAAAGAGCTGTTGAAGCTGCCTTTGAATAGCACGAGACCCAGAGGTTTCTGGGTATCTATTGGATTGAAAGATTGAGGAAGATGACCTCTTTATGAGAAATCTTACAAGCAAATGAACAAGGCCAGAGATGAAAAAGATAACAGCTAGAATTACTATAACCAAAAGAAGTACTGGGCTGATATTGCTaagagatgatgatgatgatgatgatgatgatgatgatgaagaagggGACAATTCCTGTCCATTGTTAACGCTAACAGAAGGAACTGAAAATGAGGAAGGTGGTGGGTATACCAAATTACCATCTTTCTGGTTCAACCCACAGAGAATTCTAGACATTTTAGGAGATGGGTATTGCTCAAAAGCAACTATTTTTACCAGGTTTTCTCAGATTTAGACACTAAATTCCTCAACAAAGTGCACAATTTTAGAAGACACTCTAAACTTGCTTTGAGAATACAACAGAAGAAAGGGTGAGCAAGCTAAAATGCAGAATTAAGAATGTAATGCTAAGGTGAGAAACCTAATCAGATTAAGTACTCGTATATGTGAACAAAAAGATTTTCCTTCTGGAAAATTGAGATATTAAAAATGGGTTCTTGAAGAATCATGTAGCTGGTAAAATTGCAAAGGACCTACCTTTAGATATGGAGGGTGCGAATGGAACCATAGCTAGAATTGGAGGAGACCGTCCGGTTTGAATTCTTTCTGCACCACAGAAGAAGTAGCAGAAGAAAGATTTTTAATTCTGTTTGTGCTTTGATATATACAGAAGGGTAAGGGTAGCTTATAGACTGGAAGAAACAACTGCGAACTGTGAAGACTGGAGAGTGAGAGAAGGCCAAGGGGAGTTCTTTTGAGCCCATTGCAATAACAAAAAGACCCTCCAATTTGAACTATTTTAATGGGCCCAGAGCAAGCAGTTTTGCAGAAGGCACACATTGCTGAGGTGATGAGGGATCACAATCACAGCTTTTGTCATCAACTATAAATGTAGTGTACCAAACCAGACAAGCCTAAAAAACTAAGTTATGTGGGATTAGACGTATGTCACAAAtctaattaaaaattgaaaagctgGAGGAGGGCCACCACCCAGTTTTGATTGTCCAAAGTGGTCAGTGTGacttatttttcatcaaaacaagtaaacaaaATGATCATCTTGCAATGATGATATATCCTATGCTCACTCCCTGCTAATCAGGCAATTTCCCATCAATCCTGGCAATTTTCCAGATTAATGGTCAAGTGGGTAAGTGGCAGAATTGGTAGAAAGTTATGTGTCCATTGCAAATCTCCCAACCTACCCTACTGTATTTTGGGTCTGAGCCAGACTGAGTGACCAAACCAAACAAGCTTTGGATCTGAtgacagaaaaagaaatcgCAAAGGGGCGGACAAAAGCAGATGGTAGGGTCACATTTGCTTTTCCTTGCACGTATAGCACCAAATCGTATCCATAATTGCACCCACTAAACACAGGTGATTATAACTAATCATGTTTTTTGGTATTTCTCCAAGGGTTTGACAATTCTGCCTGACGTTAGTTGATAACTAACCAGCAAACCAGTCAGAGAGTTTTGTTGTGCATTATGATGATAATGTTCAAAACCATGGCGAACCTTTCATCTATGTCAAAGTCATTCATCCTCTGTGAcaagttttattcttttaatttctttatgttcaCTGTTTTTGGTCATCCATGACTATAGGAGTGGCCCAATTGCATAATTATACGACACATTTTCAGACGTTTTTGGACTCCCTGTGGATATCGAATCAgtccattttgttttattttgaaagCAAATGCTGTGAGTATGACTAAACCAACAAGGCCATGTTCTTGTTGAGAAAgtgataatttaatttaaaataagatGTCTTTTCTTAATTGTCATTTGTCAAATAGTGCTTCTTGTTTTACCTTCTGCAGTGACACTTACGAAGAGGATAGCAGCAGTCTCTgaaaatttgatgaagaatTAAACGGTCATATATTGCATCAACTTGTTCCTTAACCACGGGTGACGGGTCCATTGTCACGAATAAGGCTTTCCAATCACAATTTACATGTAAGATCACTCATACCGCATGACATGAACATAGCAGTCTCAGGATATGCATCTCCTTAAAGCAAAATTGAACATTTTAGGACATAGGATATAGGataacccaaaaacaaaatacaaccATATACCATTAATGCTGAAGCACAGAATTTTTCTGCATAGAAAGATAGGATTTTGAATCAAATTCCTCCAACAAGAGATGCAACTTAATAATGaagtgtttttttcttttcttcttttcatggGTCAGAAGATATAGATCTCTCTACCTCCTCTTTTATAGACTTTAGCCTCATCGAAACTCGACTCATACTTGGCCTATCATTTGATGAGGGATTTATGCACTGCAATGCTACCTTCAACAAGCTCACCATCCTTTCCTCACTTGCACCTTCTTGGATCAAGGCCTTGTCAAAAACTTCAAGAGTCCACTCCTCTTCAATCACCGAGTGCACCCACCTAGGCAAATCAAACCCATTTTGCTGGACCAGCTTCCCAGTCAAAAGCTCAAGAAGAATCACACCAAAACCATAAACATCATCCTTGAATGTGCTATATGCATGGCCTGCATTAGAACTTTCAATTCCATTGTTTGGAGAAAGGAATGACTGGTCTTGATTTTCAGTCTCCATTACCCCATATTCACTGATGCAGGGCTTCATGGTCATGTTGAACAAAATGTTCATGGACTTGAGGTTGCCATGGGCAATGCCATCTTCACGTAGCTCCTGGTGCATGAACGCCAGTGACTCGGCAATGATGTCTGCAACATTTAGTCTGCTTCCCCAGTCAAATATTTGGCCATTTGAAGATCCTGTGAcccgaaaaatgaagcataCAAATAATCAGTAATGCTACTTTAGGAACTTTCATGCCAACAAGCTTATATCCAGTACCTTTTTCTGTCATACCATAATGCATCAAGgtttgaggaagaaaaaaaaagaacaaaatattgTTGCTGACTTGCTACTAATCCAACCATGGATTCGATATGTAGTTTTTTGTTGTATGTTCTGTACTACAAGCCTACTTAGCTAGGCCTTCAAATCATCTGAACATTGAGTTTGGGAGTCTAAATAAATTCTAAGTTTCATCCTTTCTTTTTGAGCTTTAgtaattttatgttgcattGACTTTCTTTTTACTGTGAAAATCCTGTGTGTTTCAGTTAATCATTTCTGTATCTCATTGGTAAATTAGATCTACTCAAATTCtaaaatatatgtatttgtagcaaaaattaatataatcaaGATTCAAGCTTACCATGAAGAAGGTTAAAGAGATTGCCATTCGGTTGATATTCATAAACCAAGAGCTTCTCTTGTCTGGAACAATAGAATGCAACTGCTGGCAAGACATTTCGACACTTAGCTTGATCGAGCTTTTTCATCCTAGTCTTGAAATCTTCGCTCGAGATCCCACAATTCCTGATCCTCTTCACAACCAAGTTAACCCCATCATCAAGCATGACTTTGTAGAGGCTTCCATTCTTTCCTCTTGCAAGCAATTCAGCTGGAGCTCGGAGCAACTCCTCAAAACTTAACCCCATCAGCAATGGACTTGTGAGAACTACAAGCGGTGGAACCATTCCAGTTTCAACAGAGGTTAATGAGTACTCTGCTGTCTTAGGCACACCATCAGCGTTGAACTCACTAGAAGTAATAGTGTTAGGCACAGTGCTAGCAGTATCAGCTGTTGCTATCTTTTCATTTCCACCCTTTTCCTCATATTCTCTGGTCCTCTTTTTGCTGATAAATTTATACACAAAGAAGCACACAAAAACCAGGCCAAGTATTATGTAGCCTGAGAAGATGAGAAGCTTTTTAGATGAGGACttgtttgatttcttctttggCATTATAGATGTTGGGACAGGTGGGCAGGTATTTGGTAGTGGTTTTCCACATAGCTTAGGATTACCTGAAAAGCTGTCTTTTGTGAGTTGGCCTTTGACATCAGGAATTGGACCACTGAAGTTGTTGTTGGAGACATTGAACACCTTCAGATTGGAGAAATCAAAATCTGGTATTTGCCCATCAAGTTGATTGTTTTGTGCAAGGAAAGATATCAAGCCTGAAATCTTTGGCAGATCAGGAAGCTCACCATGGAAGTTGTTGTTGGATATATCAATCCTTTTCAAATTATTCAACTGTGAGAGAGAGTCAGGAAGGTCACCAGAGAACTGATTTCCACTTATATAAAAGTGGGTCAAATCTCTGCAATTTCCAATGTCTTCTGAGAGCAGACCAGAGATTTTGTTGTTCTTCAGACTCACAACACCCAAAGACTGTACCATGCAGAGAGAATCTGCATCAAGAACTCCAgttaaattggacatttcaagAACTATTTTCTTCACATAATTCTGTTTATCACATGTCACACCCTCCCATTGGTCTCTGCAAGGGTCTGAACTCATGTTCCAACCCCATTTGACATCTCTCACAGAATTTCCCGGTGAAAGTTTGTCCATGAATTGCACCAGCACTTGCTTGAGTTGCTTCAAGTCTTGATCTTCTGAATTAGCCATTTGAAAGATGAGAAAGATCAAAATGGCCAGTGCCCAAGTGGGAAAACcattcattttttcttatttttatgtttaagtAGAgttttttgtggaaaatggCTCTGTGGTTTTGGTTTCCTCTTTATGAAGTGGGCTTCATTGATGGAAgttgcaaaacaaaaagaaagtagcAATGTTGAAATTTGTTGCTGGAATATCACTTGGTGCCAATTGGCTCATACTGACAGAGAGTTTGAAATATTCTTTATTGTTAAGGTTATGTACCATAAGGAGCTTGCAGAATGAGCCTCACACCACACCGCACTATAGCCTCTCAcaattctaaaaaaatatgtgcCGGCAGTTTACGCAGTCAAATTTTTGATGGCATGTCCTTCTCAATAGCCTTTCTAGAATTAACAGTGTGATATAGTGACTTGTAGAGACCCTCCAAGGGTGGTCAAGATTCAACTTTGCCTTCTCAGACATCAAAGAGTAAAACCCAGATAAGCCTTTTTACCCTGCAATGCCTTGTTACAGCTCAACACATTACACAAATAGACTGCAGAGTAGGCGTTTTTGCAGAAAGAAAGGTAACTTTTGGTTCAGTAAAATGGAGTTCTTTTACCAATGGCCATCACAAGTAACCAAAAGAGGTAGCATAAAATGggctcaaaatcaaatattttaatttggctTTGAATCCTATTACTGGGTTAAGCTAGTTGGTCAAGGCAGTGTGTCCGCCCCATTGCACTCGAGTTTGAACCCTCTTCTCGTACATTAGAATAGTTTAGAATATCAACcttataaaaaagataaaaaattcTGGCTTTGAATCCTATTAGTTCCCTAATTTCTGAATCAACTTTCACATAGGTTTATGTGGGTTGATAATCCTattcgtccaaaaaaaaatgtcgtttgataatttcttaaaatagGTTATACATTAGTCAACCAAACCATGGATGTGCATGGCATATGGCACAAAAAGGTATCACTCTCTCCCTTAATGGGATGCACGTTGGACAAACACATAATCACTAAGCTTCGTTGGTCCAGTCAAGTTGTAGACTTTGAAGTGTTTAAAATAAGTATATGATTATATTCTAAATtgatttcatttgattttcattgGTGGTACTGTTACTTTATAGCTGTTGTTTATATACATATTGTTAGCTGGACGTGGTCTCTTCCAAAATCCTGCTGCCTCTATAAAATGACCCAGAAGAACTCCACTTGtcccaaaaataattcaaatattatctAAAGAGTTTCAGATCAGCACATTTCCTTTCGAacacaaaaggaagaaaatagaTCAGCATATTTCCCTTTATAAGTTTTTGTGAGTCTTTCTTGACCAAGACAAATAACCAATGGAAGGGTCAAATTTGAAAGAGCACATAAAATTGATGTGTCTTGTGTTTCAATGTGATTCTTcataacattaaaaaaatttagtgacCATTGACCAACATCAGAAGTAAATTATTTGACATAATTCATGATATTTTTACAAGCAAAAGGAATCTAGTCATACAAATATCGATAGTAACATAGTTTAAATGGTAAACATGTAATGGGGGATTTTCTGCTGCTATAACTGGTGGTTTTTAATCATAGATAAAGGCCCCCCCTGCACCATCAGTTCACTCTACGGGTCTGCATGTCCGGCAATATCATCGTCGCTTGAATCACTTTCCTCATCACTAATGTTTTCATCTCCACTCTCCTCATCTGGAGTTGAATTGGTAATATGCTCCTTCTTTGCATATCGCTCGCAGTACTCTGTATCCACAAATCACAGTGGAAATATAGATAAAGTTCTAAAATTTTAGGGATTGTTTCCAATAATTTAAGCATATTTATTGAAAAAGCGTAGATTAATTCTAGAGTAACTTTTACCTTTCACCTTCTGATCGTAGAGTTTTCGGTCCTTCATCATCAATGATGCTGCATCGCCATTGAGCGGATCTGAAGGATTTGGATAGAGCAACAGTTGTGGAAGGAAAACttcaaaaacatttaaaaggtCTGCATCAAGAAGAACCATGGCTATATATGTgagaaatccaagaaaattcagatgagaaaagaaaagaacaaatgtgaaaacaaaaacacaatagAAGAGTGAAACATCACTGACTCATAGAAGACAGTCCAGATATACAAAGCCAACGTATTTCAGCAGTGTATTGCAAAATGAGACTCATAATTTTTACTAAATTGGGCTGATAATTACCGAACATTGGACTCCATGATTGGTTAATTACATCTAAGCAGACAGAACCAGATCTGCAATTACTCGGGAAAGACAAATCAGTCAggtcataaaaaattaaaaaccaataACCAATTACTCAAGTTCCAGCTGCTTActagagaaataaaaaaaaaaaaaggtatgttGTCAATTCCACAAACTTATTCAAAGCATTTGAAAATTAGCAGCAGTATTACACCATTCTAAGTAAACTTAATGCTTCTGCCTTTATTTGACCCAATGTGCCGGGTACTAGTAACAATTAGAACTTAAAAAATCCTAGAGAAGATAATTCTAATAAGATGTAATGAGAGGTGATTTTGCTTTTCAAACTACAGAATACTCACAGCTCATCAACATTAGGGTGGAAAATCTTGTTAATGAAGCCAATAGAAGGAGATTTATATGGATACGCATCGGGAAGCTCCACGCGGATTTTCCAAACCCCGCCTTCATAAAGGCCTGCAACCACCGCATCAGACAGAGTATATTACACCAAAATGCGTTTTAAACAACGTCTAAACTAAAGCTATTAGAGCCTCAGCCAATAAAAGACTAgtggagaaaaaggaaacattAGTTTCCAAAACGCATTAATCTAAGAGCAACCTCTAATAAAGTCTACCAAAAGACAAACAAAGATGAAAAACTTTCCAAAGTTGAGCTTATACCACATTCGATTATAATGTGCCTCCATCCACGCACATAAAATCATATAGGGAACTCTATATAATGAAAAAGTATAAGGATGAGTGCAAGACAGTACTTTCTTTTGGACCATGGAATTCCACATTGAATTCATTTAGCCCATCGTTTATTGTCTCCACATTATAGTCACTCATCATCCtgaaaaacattgaaaaagacATTAAACATAGCTTTATATTGTACCAGCAAGGAAGGCAGCAACATGATTTAAAGTACTTGTACCAACAAGACTACAGATACCCCTTTGATATACCAAAAGGGAGGAGGAATCCAGTCTTAAGAAACATAAGACCCAGATTACAAAGGTTGGAGATAATACAGTAACCAACAACTTACAACTTCATGACATCCATCTCTCTCCTCTTGCTTGGAGACGACATTTTaacttaataaaattaaattcccaAACCTGTCAGAAATATATCAAAGTAATCAACTTTTCAAGGAAACAAAtatcagagaaatcaaatctATTAAACCATAGAT
This genomic interval carries:
- the LOC18776512 gene encoding RNA-dependent RNA polymerase 2, coding for MALAERPTVRVSNIPQTVTAKELLSFLQSKLGTDSVFAVEIISDHKNWKSRGFGRVQFTTLEAKSEAYSLSLQNGLVFKSESLRLSETYDDIIQRPVDPKRRLNGTVLHAGFMVKGDCMSMLESWEGVRAWVMPERKRVEFWVWLRDECYKLEIAFENIMESFGCRLGGEKVNALLLKLKFGPRIFRKISGPNVAARFSTDRYHVCKDDFDFLWVRTTDFSDMKSIGYSTSFCWEIEEEFSVSDVFECFPYYKDNDVVDLILDNGEKYCSPSETVPLVKCRSDSKLPYEILFQLNALVHSQKISLAATDSDLIEFLSGLSVDTTNVLLEKLHKRKTTCYDPLSFLKMQLHVLERNHKSRPSPYKRLMEHNVMSCHRVLITPSKICCLGPELEKSNYVVKNFAAYASDFMRVTFVDEDWSKLPANAISTSIQQGIFAKPHRTGIYHRMLSILRDGIVIGEKRFEFLAFSASQLRSSSVWMFSSNDNVKAEDIREWMGCFSKIRSISKCAARMGQLFSSSTQTLVVPAQDVEIIPDVETSSDGVTYCFSDGIGKISLSFARKVAQKCGLDQTPSAFQIRYGGYKGVIAVDCRSFRKLSLRSSMLKFESKNRMLNVTKWSDAMPCYLNREIISLLSTLGVKDETFEALQEEQLRLLGKMRTERGAALNVFERLNGADSKNTLVKMLLHGYEPNAEPYLSMMLQAYYENHLSDLKSRCRIFVPKGRVLVGCLDETGNLDYGQVYVRITMTKAEQEMGDQSFFQKVDETTLVVTGKVVVTKNPCLHPGDVRVLDAVYDVVLEEKNMVDCLIFPQKGERPHPNECSGGDLDGDLFFISWDKDLVPSHTVPPMDYSARRPRIMDHTVTLEEIQKFFVDYMINDNLGAISTAHLVHADHEPDKALNPKCLQLADLHSMAVDFAKTGAPAEMSRTLKPKEFPDFMERVDKPMYISNGALGKLYRAVVGSVLQEKTNLVWSEQIAEAAYDQDLEVDGLESVLEVAKGHRDMYIEKMRTMMNYYGAVTEDEILTGNLRNRAAYLQRDNRRYGDMKDRISLSLKNLQKEAKGLFESSCPVSEHQRMASAWYHVTYHPSYFQQDMNCLSFPWIVGDILLNIKALNNPRKDI
- the LOC18778116 gene encoding RING-H2 finger protein ATL46, with the protein product MSRILCGLNQKDGNLVYPPPSSFSVPSVSVNNGQELSPSSSSSSSSSSSSSLSNISPVLLLVIVILAVIFFISGLVHLLVRFLIKRSSSSIFQSNRYPETSGSRAIQRQLQQLFRLHDAGLDQTAIDSLPVFYCKDIIGSKEPFDCAVCLCEFSDQDKLRLLPNCGHAFHIDCIDTWLLSNSTCPLCRGTLLSSGFFLENPVFNFDDAREMSNRFVSEGENMCSSGQKHLTMEEAAGEKRVFSVRLGKFRSLNEGVESGGRVGETSSCNLDARRCYSMGTYQYVVGDSNLQVALSHDCSGDSDAKLVKEGVHNGNFTVNGNLEGKKISGRHKGESFSVSKIWLWSSKNRFPGSSNAHTGVPPFRLSSPIR
- the LOC18776130 gene encoding probable inactive receptor kinase At2g26730 codes for the protein MNGFPTWALAILIFLIFQMANSEDQDLKQLKQVLVQFMDKLSPGNSVRDVKWGWNMSSDPCRDQWEGVTCDKQNYVKKIVLEMSNLTGVLDADSLCMVQSLGVVSLKNNKISGLLSEDIGNCRDLTHFYISGNQFSGDLPDSLSQLNNLKRIDISNNNFHGELPDLPKISGLISFLAQNNQLDGQIPDFDFSNLKVFNVSNNNFSGPIPDVKGQLTKDSFSGNPKLCGKPLPNTCPPVPTSIMPKKKSNKSSSKKLLIFSGYIILGLVFVCFFVYKFISKKRTREYEEKGGNEKIATADTASTVPNTITSSEFNADGVPKTAEYSLTSVETGMVPPLVVLTSPLLMGLSFEELLRAPAELLARGKNGSLYKVMLDDGVNLVVKRIRNCGISSEDFKTRMKKLDQAKCRNVLPAVAFYCSRQEKLLVYEYQPNGNLFNLLHGSSNGQIFDWGSRLNVADIIAESLAFMHQELREDGIAHGNLKSMNILFNMTMKPCISEYGVMETENQDQSFLSPNNGIESSNAGHAYSTFKDDVYGFGVILLELLTGKLVQQNGFDLPRWVHSVIEEEWTLEVFDKALIQEGASEERMVSLLKVALQCINPSSNDRPSMSRVSMRLKSIKEEVERSISSDP
- the LOC18777106 gene encoding ubiquitin-conjugating enzyme E2-23 kDa is translated as MSSPSKRREMDVMKLMMSDYNVETINDGLNEFNVEFHGPKESLYEGGVWKIRVELPDAYPYKSPSIGFINKIFHPNVDELSGSVCLDVINQSWSPMFDLLNVFEVFLPQLLLYPNPSDPLNGDAASLMMKDRKLYDQKVKEYCERYAKKEHITNSTPDEESGDENISDEESDSSDDDIAGHADP